In the Oncorhynchus nerka isolate Pitt River linkage group LG6, Oner_Uvic_2.0, whole genome shotgun sequence genome, tgtggctaacattagctaggtggctaacgttaatgttagctagctggtcagtgatctgttaacttggctttcaaagacattagaaaggcagggcaggatggatataggtctataacagtttgggtctagagtgtcaccccctttgaagagtgggatgaccgcagcagctttccaatctttaggaatctcggacgatacgaaagagatgttgaacagactagtaataggggttgcaacaatggcggcggataattttagaaagagagggtccagattgtctattccagctgatttgtacgggtccaggttttgcagctctttcagaacatctgctaggggagaggcattgtgcctcaaggtgttgctttatctgttttttgaaaccaggtttgctgtttatttgagcagtatgagatggaaggaagttccatgcaataagggctatATATAATATTTCTTgaatattttctggattttgggattgtgaaaagacccctggtggcatgtctggtgggataagtgtgtgtgtgtcagggctgtgtgtaaattgactatgcaaacaatttgggatttttaACACAATGTTTCTTATGAAAAGAAGAAGtgatacagtcagtctctcctcaactcttagccaagagagactggcatgcatagtatttatatcagccctctgattacaataaaGAGCTaaacgtgctgctctgttctgggccagctgcagcttaactaggtctttccttgcagcactggaccacacgactggacaataatcacgattagacaaaactagagcctgtttAACTTGCTttctggagtgtggtgtcaaaaaaacaCTACACTCCAAAAGCTAGCATTTATCAGGCCAGCAAACAgtaaaaacacaacatgtaaagtgttgctacaatgtttcatgaactgaaataaaagatcaccgAAATACGCACAAAAGTTTTCATcccaaattgtgtgcacaaatttgttttacATACCTTttattgagcatttctcctttttgtgagcatgatcattacacagatgcactttgtgccggggacaataaaaggccactctaaaatgtgcagttttctcacacaacacaatgccacagcgagggagcgtgtaattggcatgctgactgcaggaatgtccaccagagctgtggccagagaatttaatgttaattgctCTACCACATGACAGCTCCAATGCCATtttacaaccgcagaccacatgtaaccacaccagtccaggacctccacaaccagcatcttcacctgcgggatcatctgagatcAGCCAGCTCTATGtgtcacaccagacactgactgatATTCTGATCCACCCaccccctaccttttttaaagttatctgtgactaacagatgcaatatatatatatttaacctttatttaactaggcaagtcagttaagaagatattcttctttacaatgacggcctacacaggccaaacccagacaatgctgggccaattgtgcgcagccctatgggactcgcaatcacggctggttgtgatacagcctggatttgaaccagggtgtctgtagtgacgcctctagcactgagatgcaatgccttagaccactgcaccactcaggagcccatatctgtattcccagttgtgtgaaatccatagattagggtctaaatAAATcaatttcaattgactgacttccttatatgaactgtaactctgtaaaatctttgaaattgttgcattttgcatttatatttttgttcagcttaAGATGGCCAATTGAAAACATAACTTGAAGCAGTTATCTTGCTAGTTAACTATAGCTAACTAAGCATTAATGTCGTTGTCGCCTTTCCACCGGCACTGTAGATCCTAAATaaatctgcattgttggaaagctGGCCTCTATTAAAGAGTAGCATGTAATTGCGACAACACTAAACATATTCTAAGAATAGCCTAATTGACAAATAACCTGCTGTGCATAGATCTCACCTAAAACATGAATATTCGAGCCTTATATATAAACATGTCTAGTTAGATACCTTGCTTTGAAGTAGCCTTCCTAATTTCATCCCTGATTCATTGAATGATGGAATAAGTTTATAAAGACAAAGTCATTGTTGGTTCGCTAATGTTTTTATTGCCACTATTGTACTGTCCTCACACAGGTGTGGGCAATTGTAATTATCACCTAGGCATCTGCATATGAAAAACTATAGCTTTGGCACATCTCTTGATGCTCTGATGAAGGCATAACATCCGAAACGCGTTATCCTGCCAGCCAAAAATAAAAAGGTGAAATGAGGTGATGCTTAtttgtcctttaaaaaaaaaagtttcccAATGTTCTTGAACTAGGGATTTAATTTGAAggccacacctgttgtttacgaagcacgtgacgaataacatttgatttgatttggtatagAAAATGGGAAATGGCTGTAATCTTAGTCATGACACTAATTATATAAGAGATTCTGACAGCCAAGTAGACCAGAGGGCGACTCACAAAAAGCCTGAACTCAcacttgactgtgtgtgtgtgtgtttgtgtgtgtgtgtgtgtgtgtgtgtgtgtgtgtgtgtgtgtgtgtgtgtgtgcgcgtgcatctGTCGGAAACGTAGTCTCCTCATCCTACCTCTTTTCAGCCTTTATAAGAAGCTCAGGGAAAAAATAAATGTCATGGAAAATTTAGCGGTGTAAATGTGCTAGCCTTGGCAGTTATTCCCAGAACTGGACACAGTCTTGGCAGGTCTTACAGTGTTCATTGTACTGCCTTTTTGGCCATTTTAGGAGTTTTCCATCATTTATAAGAAACAAATTGTCTGTATGATACTCATGATGCAGAATGATAAACTGACAATTGATTGTGGGAGTAAAAACCATATCCTAGGGTTAAGTTAGGACAAGTTAACATAGGATTATCCATTGGTTTGAAGTGATGAAGGATCAATATATTGGGTGCATTTGGGTTGTTCCGGCTCCAAACAGTCAGCAGCTCAAGCCAGAGCCAAACTCCTCTTGCAGCTCTGCATCAGATTACATTTACCAAATCAGAACAAAAAGGTTTCCCTAGTAAAAGCATtgtctgccatctagtggactcTTGACAGAACTTTCTAGAAATGGACAGATCAGATTTGAAAAATGTGATTAATCATTAAAGGCTGCAGATCATGATCAGTTTAATTTGACATTTTAAGACCAGAAATAgatattaaaatatattttggtgttTGCCTCTTAACTTTGACCACAGTTGTTACTCTCCACTGATCATTGGTTGGAGGTCAAGAGTAACAATCCTGTTTTATAAAATCAAAATAACAGACAATATGCCCAgatacactgtatatacaaaagtatgtggtaggccacacaagctcacagtacGGACCACTGAGCGCTGAAGCACGTAGCGCCTAAAATTTGTCTGTCCTCACCACcgcgttccaaactgcctctggaagcaacatcagctcaagaactgttcgtcgggaggtTCATGAAATAGGTTTTCATGGtcgagcagcagcacacaagcctaagatcaccttgcgcaatgccaagtgttggctggagtggtataaagctctctgatattggactctggagaagtagaaatgcgttctctggagtgatgaatcacacttcaccatctggcagtccgacgaatTAAtatggtttggcggatgccaggagaacactacctgccccaatacatagtgcaaactgtaaagtttggtggaggaggaataatagtcttggggtgtttttcatggtttgaactaggccccttagttccagtgaagtgaaatcttaacgctacagcctACAATGACTTTCTGgtagattctgtgcttccaactttgtggcaacagtttggggaaggcccttttctgtttcagcatgacaatttccCTGTGCACAGCTAttttggctgaatggaagcaagtccccgcagcaatattccaacatctagtggaaagctttatagcagcaaatggggggaccaactccatattaatgcccatgattttggaatgagatgttcgacgagcaggtgtccacatacttttgatcatgttGTGTATAAACCCATTCACCTTGCCTCTCTGTAATCACAGTCTTGCACTATTTTTAGTGCACAATAGGTGAGGAGAGCCTTTGAGCCTGCACTCTGCCAATCCCTCTCACTGTTAATGAGATTTACTCTTGGCACAAGGAAAGACTGGGACAATGGTGGTGTCTAGACGGGCCATGTGTCTGGCTCCCTAAGAATGGCGCTTCAGAGAAGCCTGTGCTAATGAAGAGGAGGGGCTGCCAACAGAATGAGCCCTCAGCCTCGCCATTTCAATAGAGCTATTGAACTTTTTGGTGCGATATGTACTGTGCTAAAAATATCAGCTCAATGAATAATATGATTATTCATTGTTCTTATCTGACAGATACTGATGGGCTCACAGATCCCAGATTCCCCAATGTGCTCAAGAGACACCATGTTGTTTTCTCCTCATATTCATGGAAAGAGAATATTTTCAAATGCTATGATCATTTCTGGTTGTTCCTATTTAACTTGAATGTATCTAGTACATCAACATATAGGTCCTGATAATGCAAGAAGATGAAGAAGTTCAGAACACAACagatcttcttttttttttaccatgctCTTTATTGAACATAGGTCAAGGGAGACAGTCATGCAGCACAGATGAAAAGTGTGGGTATTATCAGCATGAACTGATCCCTGGTAGAGCTACAGGGGGTCTGCTCACTGCTTGAAACCCTTAGACTGAGCAGAGGACCACAcctcctctccgtccctctccacCACCATGGTACCATCGTTGCGCAGCCACATGCGGCACATCTTGAAGCCACCGGACGCTGAACACTTGGTCTGCCACATCATCTTGTTGTCCCTCTTGTACATGACAAAGTTGCAGTCGTCCTGCATGCACAGGCGGTGGGCGTCGCGCTGGCCGCCGGTGTCGGAGTTCCACATGGGCTTCCAGCCGTAGATCACAAAGTTTCCATCCTCCTATGGAGATAAATAAAATGGATACATGCATGTAACTACATAGCTAGAACACGATGGGGAAACTTCAACCTTACATTTTCTATGGACTTCCcaaaaataacactttcaagTAGGCCCATAGGGTTTCACAAGTTCTACACACATACCTGGAAGCAGGCTTTCCACTCGTGGTTGTTGGACATAAGGTAGTCTCCCTTACGCATCTCGTCAAACTTGGACATGTAGTTTCTGCTCATGATTCTGAAATGAGAAGTTCAGCAAAGATGACAAACAAGCGGTCGGTTTTGCATAAGGAaaaactgagaggagagagcagtcacAGAGAGAACCTTGCTTCAGTCTTGATACTCACAGGCCGGTTGTAGAGTGGACGTTCAGTAGAGTTGCTGATGAGTTTGCAGCTCTTGGGGAAGTGTCATCTCTTCAGAAACCGTGGACTTTTATAGCCGAAAACCCAGAGAAGAGACTAGTGAAAAGGATAAAACTCTCTCTGTCAAGACCTAATCAAATCTGTTATGCATAAGACATGTCTTTAAATGTAACCTGTAATGTGATTTTAAAACTCGagattaaaaaaaaagaaaaacgttCATTTTGCGAATGCATCTTAAAAAAGGGTTTTAATTGTGGATGATTCGGCTAACTGTTTGCACCTGGGTTGTCTGAATATAGTCTGTGTTAGAAGGGATTTAATCTTCAACACATTACATTCAAGCCAAAGACAAATTATACTGAAAACAAAATGTCTACTACGCTGGTTTCCATGTAGAGTGAAGCCATTTTGCTTGTATGGACTCTATATTCACCCCAAAATCACATACACATTTGTAATACGCTTAACTGTTATAAAGAACCAAAAATGTTACTTTAATGTGGTGTCCATTTCAACACGACTGCTTACCCTATCTGTCCAATTAATGTGAACTGAGGTCATACATATTTACGTAAGAAAATGGGATTAAGCTGTTacagctctgtctctctatagGTTATGAAACATACTTGGGTGTATTGATTCTACATTATTAAtgcataaataaaaaataaaaaagctatGATCTTTGAAAGTATTTTACCACTCAGAGCAGGATTGGATCTACTCAATGTTTGTGTGGGAGACTGCTGGGGAAAGACAGGCTGATGGAGGTGGTGTCAGTATAGCATACCATTACGCTGGCATAGTAGCTATAGGGACGACTACCTGTAAGTTCTGGATATGACATTAAATCAAGCTTCTGACTTTCTGTGTTCTAAAAGAATTAGTCCCATGGAACTTATTGCAAGAGTAGGGATGCTAACCATGTCTTCCTGGCTAAATTCCAGGTCTGACCCCTCACCATATCATAACCATACCATAATGCCAAGCTTCATATTGGCCCATTGCCTTCTCATTGAAAGGCAATGTGGgatgagtgctctggagcaaaaTGCCTGCCATGTATCATCCAGATGAGTGTTGCTTGTGGTGGATGAACAGGGAAGACATATTAAGACCTCGGCCTCTTTTACAAATGTGACCTGTATGTACAACATAAATATACACATCATACCCAAACTATATATACAcattaaaatacaaaaacacagtcaCGGGAAGCATAAATAAAACATGCCAAATCACCCAGAAAAACAGGTATATTCTTCCACAAATGTCCCTAATCAATAGTTTAAATTGCCCGAACGGCACCAGAACatcaacattacattttaaaaatgtattccaGCAATACGGTGACTTAAAACTTAAATCAGATTTACCTAGCTCGGGGGAGACCCTAGGAACCTCAAGCGTTAACCAATCCTGTGAATGCAACCGCAAAGTTAGATAAGAGTGACGTTTATGAAGTAGGGCTTTGTAAACAAGGGAGTAATGTAGAGATCTACGGGCCTTTagtccagccaaccttttgatacaggatgcagtgatgagtatCAAAACTGTCACTGTGGGCACTATGGTAGATGGCATCCAAAAGGTTTAAGAGTAGGAGCAGCAGCACCGATAAATAACATCACCATAATCAAGAACAGATAAAAAGGTTGACTGAATCATTTGCttcctactgcttagagaaaggCACAATCTGTGAAAAATACAACTTTAAATATTAGCTTCTTAACCagctaatttacatttacataaaaCATCAAATCCATATCATCCAAATGCCTAAGTATTTATATGCGGGAACACATTCGATTGGAGAACCATCTTATGTGtggggacaccccttcaaatgagtggatttggctatttcagccacacccattgctgacaggtgtataaaattgattACACAGCCAtataatctccatagacaaacattggcagtagaatggctcaTATTGAAGAGCTCACTGACTTTCAACGTGGTAATGtcttaggatgccacctttccaacaagtcagttcgtcaaatttctgcactGGTAGAGCTGccacagtcaactgtaagtgctgttattgtgaagtggaaacatctaggagcaacaacggttcagccacaaagtggtaggccacataagctcacagaacggacAGCTGAGTGCTGAACCACGTAGCGCATacaaatcgtctgtccttggttgaaacactcactatcgagttccaaactgcctctggaagcaacatcagcacaacaactgttcatcaggagtttcatgaaatgggtttccatggccgagcagccacataCAAGCCTAAGTACACCATgcccaatgccaagcgtcggctggagtggtctAAAGCTCGCCgcctttggactctggagcagtggaaatgttctCTAGAGTGATGTATCACACTTCACAATCTGGCAGTGCAATGGACAAatatgggtttggcggatgccaggagaacgcataGTGcctactgtaaagtttggtggaggaggaatgtaTTTGTAGTTCATCTGAATCATTCTTATGAGAGTTTGAAAACAACATGTTTTTAATTTTGCCCATATTAAGCACAAGATTTAGATCAGCAAGGGATTCCTGCATAGCTATAAATCTGACTGTAATTTGGACATGGCCAGATCAACATTCGGGGCAGTAGCATACATAATAGTATaacgtttttattttttaacagattgaccaatggtgtttatataaaatgtattcattatctcagccaatcatggctagcaggaaggttgCTGGCTTTTTCTGTGGATAAACtaactaggcttgtaatttaacaattttattcatatttacagatggcttaCAAGCTTGTTATTAACCCCATCAATCAtgatggcctgagttctgtcactAAGATAATCATGAAACCATGAAAAGGCGTCTGATCTCAAGTCTATCAAGGACAACTTATTCAATAAAATAGCATGATCGAACAGTGCCAAAAGCTTTTGACAGGTCCACAAACAAAGCAGCACATTTCATTTTAGTTTTCTAAAACGTTAATAAGATCATTAAGAACTAAAGTGGTTGCTTTAATGGTGCAAAGTTGTACATTTACCAAGGATTCAAGAATCTTGGTAAGCCTTGAAATGGGTCGATAATTATTAAGATCACTACTATCCCCGCCCTTATGGCAGCACAAGAGCTGATTTCCATACCTTTGGAATATTTACtgataacaatgttaa is a window encoding:
- the LOC135572100 gene encoding B-type lectin plumieribetin-like; this encodes MSRNYMSKFDEMRKGDYLMSNNHEWKACFQEDGNFVIYGWKPMWNSDTGGQRDAHRLCMQDDCNFVMYKRDNKMMWQTKCSASGGFKMCRMWLRNDGTMVVERDGEEVWSSAQSKGFKQ